AGAATATTGTTGCCAGTAATTGTACCTTTTGCTTTTAATTCTGAATTCCCTGCATTATTAAAGACTTCAAATGAATTAGGCACATCGCTTCCTACAAAACCTTTTTCATATGCCAACTGTTGATTATCAACTATAATTGGTGCTCTATCATCGGTATCCAACATTGTATCCATATGGAAATAGAATCCGACATTTTGAGGGCTACTACTTGTATTTTCTATACTATATTTAAATTCAAATTGATCTTCTACTAATTTTACAAATTGAGTAACTTGTATATCATTTATGGAATAGACAGTTTTAAATATACCATTCGAATAAGTTGTAGGCTGCAATATATTTGCTTTTAAGTTACTAGAACTACCATTTACTAATAATGAAGGTTGGGTTGTTGCTTTACCTGCACCATAAATTAAAATTCGATTATCATCATTTTCACTACCCGGATAGCCAAGATTTGTTCGCAAGTCAAAGCTACCATCTGGCGTAACATTTAATGCAAGATATTTATTCATTATATAATTTTCTGCACCTTCAATTTCAAAGTAACCTGATAACTTCTCTTGGCGTAATGGATGCAACATATTGTATTCCGTGTTATTTGCAATGTCATTAATACCGCTTTTAATGGCATCAATCTCTTTTTGAATTAGTGCACGGTCTTGGTTTGTCAATGTATCATTGCATGCTTGCAGTGTAAGCTCACGCAAACGAATTAAATTTGGATTTTGAATTTGGGCAAGCCCTGATTCAGCAGTTTGGATAAGTGATATTCCTGCTAGTCCATTTTGCTCCGCTTGTTCCAGCCCGCGAATTTGCCCTCTCATTTTTTCGCTAATACCAAGCCCTGCAGCATTATCGGCAGCTTTATTAACTTGGTAACCAGTAGATAATTTATTAAGTGTTTTATTCAACTCAGTATTTAGATGGTTATAACGATTTTGAGTAAATAGACCTTTGCTTTGTTGAATTTTCATAACTATTCTCCTAATATTATATATAGAACTATTTTATTATTATAACCCAATATTCTACAAAACAAGAAATGTAGTGAAATAAACTTTAAGGGATAGATAAACAGATAAAAAGTACGGGGTAATCAAATGTTTTTATTGGTATTTTTATTTTATATAAACAATAATGTTAAATTGTGTTATTGTTTAAATGTTGTTGTTAAAGATAAAGGATTAGAGAGGGGACGACAATGGAAATAAAGATATTAACTAAGAATGATTTTATATATTATTTAGAGTCACTAAATGAACTTTTTAGAATTTCATTTAATCGTGATATTCATCCGAATTTTCTAAAATGGAGGTATTATGATAATCCTTGTGATGATTTATTAGTTGCTGTTGCGATAGATAATAATAAAATTATTGCAAATTATTCTGCTTCACCTCATTTAATAGAGAATGATAAAACTACATATAAAGCTGCACTGTCAATGACAACAATGACACATCCTGATTATAACGGTCTCGGTTTATTTACTAAATTAGCTGAACTATTATATCAAGAGATGATTAGAAGAAATTACAGTTTAATTTGGGGGTTTCCTAATAATAACTCTCATGGCATTTTTAAAAATAAACTACAGTGGCAAGATATTTATGAAATTCCGACATTTACATTAAATCTATCCACAGCAAAAATGAATGATTTAGACGATCTTTATAGTTATGGTTTTGACAATAGCTTTGACAAAATAGTTATGTTTTCTAAAGAAAAACAATATCAGGTCAAAAAAAGTTCAGCGTATTATAAATGGCGTTATTTAAATAATCCTGTAAATGAATATTACAATTATTATTTGAAAGATTTGGATGTATATCGAGCTAATATTATTTATAAGGAATATGGAGCTAGTATAGATATTGTTGAAATCAACGGATTAACGGATGTTGATAAAATTAAATTAATAAAGAAATTAATAAATATTTTTAAAGAGCAGAAAAAAGAGCAAATAAATTGCTGGCTAAATGTAAATGATCCACTTCATAGTGCTTTTGAGAGAATTGGGTTTACAAATACTATGCCTATTACATATTTTGGAGCTAGAAGCCTTGATGAGAATATAAACATTCGTTCTTATAAATCGTGGAACATTTTTATGGGTGATTCAGATGTCTACTAAAAAAATAGTTGCTTTTACTGGAATTCGTTCAGACTATGATTTACTAAGCAAATTATATAGCGAAATAAATAAAATCGAGGGTTTTGAACTAAAATTAATTGTTAGTGGTGCACATCTTTCTGAAACGATGGCATACTCTGTGCAAGAAATAATAAAGGATGGCATTCCTATTTTAGCAAAAATTGAATCTTTATTAGACTCTAATAGTCTTGCTGGTAGGGTCAAGTCTTTATCTATTCTAATGCAAGGAGCCATCCATTCAATAGTAGATTATAATCCAGATTTAATAATTGTAGTTGGTGATAGAGAGGAAGTCCTAACTGGAGCAACGATTGGGACCTATTTAAATATACCTGTCGCGCATTTTTTTGGAGGCGATCATAGTACGGACGGTCATGTAGATAACCCTATCCGCCACGCTACTTCCAAATTAGCTAATATTCATTTTGTATCTAATGAAGTTTCAGAAAAAAGATTGCTTGCAATGGGCGAAGAAAAATCAAGAATTTTTAACATTGGTAGCCCTTCATTAGACAAATTTAAAGATACACCCATTTTAACTAAAGAAGAAGTGTTTAATAAGATAGGTATTTCAATGGATATTGAAGATTATGCATTGTTGATTTTTCATCCTGAAGCACAACATGAGCGGGACTCTGGAGAACATTTGAGTAATATATTGGATGTTTTAAAAGAAAAAAATATTTTTACATTTGTAGGATATCCAAATTCGGATAGTGGTCAAGTAGAGATTATCAATACATTAAAAAAATATTCTTCTGATACTAATTTTTTTATGTATAAAAACCTTCCAAGAGATATATTTGTAAATCTTTTTAGAAATAGTTCTTTTTTAATTGGGAATTCAAGTATGGGGATTTATGAAGCACCTATGATAAAAAAGCCAGTAATTAATGTAGGTAATCGGCAAGTCGGAAGATATTCTACTGAAAACGTTCTATTTGTTGATAGTTCTAAACAATCGATAAAAAATGCAATTCATAGACTATCAAATGTGGATTATATAGAAAAATTACAAAATGTAAAATCTATTTACGGGGACGGTCAATCCACACAAAGAGCATTAAAATTTTTACAAAATTTAAATTACAGTGATTTTATATATAAAATAACAGACCCATTGGAGGACTTAGATGAATGAGTAAAAATGTCGTGATTGTAACACCTCACCCAGATGATGAAACGCTAGGGTGTGGGGGTACTATTTTAAAACATGTAGAGCATGGTGATAAAATTTTTTGGCTAATTATTACTACTATGGGTAGCTTTTTTAAAGAAGAAGCTAAATTGAAAAGAGCTAAGGAAATTGCAAAGGTGGCAAAGCAATATAACTTCAATGAAACCTTTGAGTTGGGATTTGAAGCGGCTATGTTAGACCAAGTCCCAGAAAGTAATTTAATTGGAGCAATTAGTAGTGTTTTTCATAAAATTCAACCAAACATAATATACGTACCCTATCCAAGTGACATTCATTCTGATCATAAATTTGTGTTTGATGCAACTATGGCTTGTACTAAATGGTTTAGATACTCATCTGTAGAAAAAGTATTAGCTTATGAAACTTTATCTGAAACGGATTTTACAATAAATCCTGATGCAAACAATTTTAGACCTAATGTTTATGTTGATATTAAAGACTATTTACAGCGTAAGATTGAAATTATGAATATTTATGAATCAGAAATTAGTAACTTTCCATTTCCAAGAAGTGAAAAAGCTGTTTCATCACTTGCTTATGTTCGTGGTGCTGCAAGTGGCTTTGAGGCTGCAGAAGCATTTATGTTATTAAAAGAAAGGATTATATGATTGTTAGTAGGGTGCGCCAATATTTTTCTATCAAAGAATAACTGAAAGGGAGGCACAAGGTGTCCTCTTTCAGTTTTTTATTTTTGGAGTGCATTTTTTGATATTTCTAGGATTGAAGAAGGTATATACTCTTTTTGCATGGAAATAAGCCAAATAAAATCATCTTCAGCAATAATTTGAATGTCGTATCCAAGTTGGATGAGTTGCTCTGCTTTTAAATGTTTCGTGCTTTTGCCTCGTCGGTTATGACCGAGAATAACAAAAGCGGTGTCCTTAGTGACAGCCCCTTGCATTAAACCGCCACAAGCTCGTGCTTTTTTTGCAGCTTCTGCGCGTGTCATCGTAGAAAGAGCCCCTGTAAAGACGATTTGTTTATTATAAAATGGATGCATTATACGTTCGGTTAGATTAGTAAGAAAGATAATGTCATCGTTGTCCTTATTGGTGTTCATATAGATTCTCCTAAGAGCTTAATATTAAAGGGCGAGCCACTTGTTCGTAGGCTTGCATTTAGGCAATAACTACTGCTACTGTATTTGTAAAATAGTACTTTCACGTAAATAAGTAACGTTATATTGAATGGCTAATTGTTGTAAAAAACAAAGAAGCGCTGGTATTTGACAAGTAAGAAGCAGTTGCTCGTATGTTCGTTTTTCTTCTATTGAGGCTACTTTACGGAAATATCCCCACATATGCTGACAAGCATTGCGCATGCTGCCTTCAGTTGGCGTTTGTTGTAATGCAACTTCGATTAATTGTTTAATTTGTTCATGGCTCATCATGTCGCGCATGGCCAGACGGAGTTGATTGTAATGCTTTTGGCTATGAAACATAACGCGATATTTTTCTTCACGCCATAATTTTTCTGTTAGTTGACGTTGCATCTAATCACCTTTCACATAACTGTTTCAAACTCATTCTACTTGATTTAATGAAAACATCAAAATGTTTTTATGCTGGTATAGTAAAGCATTTATTAAAAATAGGGGAATTTGGGTAAGCTGATACAAGAGCTAGCGTAATAGTATGCAAACTATATTTTATCATTCAATGACCTATCGTAATGATTGAATTACATTTAGCAAATTGGTATATTAATGTATACATATACAATCGATGATGTGACTAAGTAAATAAGAAATGTGAAACAGAAAATATAGCCTAGGCTGAGAGCTATAGCACCCCTTCTTATTGAACCCTACCACGGAGATGTCAGTTAACAACTAACCGAGTAGTTTCGTTACAAACGTTTAGAGGGCATATTATTAATTATGCCGAACTAAGGTGGTACCACGTCAACTAGCGTAAAGACGTCCTTTATTAGGATGCTTTATGCTTTTTTTATGAACTTGATTTGGGCCTAGCTAAGGGATGAAGCCGAAAGATATGGATGCATGCCTTGACCGAATTAAGTTAAATGCTTCGCTGGGTAACATAGATTTTAAAAGGAGCTGTTTGAGCAGGCTCGAATAAAGTCTAGATGCTATTTTGTCGAAGTGAAATAGATTTTTTCAAAATAGGAGGAAAAAAGATGTCTCAAAAAACAAATGATTTTTCAAAATGGTATGTGGAAACGATACAAAAGGCGGATTTAATGGATTATACGCCGGTTCGTGGTTGTATTGCCTTTAAACCAGACGGCTATGAACTGTGGGAACATATTCAAGCGGAGATGGATAAGCGTTTTAAGGAAACAGGTCACCGCAATGCCTACTTCCCGATGCTTATTCCAGAATCTTTTTTCCAAAAGGAAAAGGATCATATTGAAGGATTTTCGCCAGAGCTTCCTTGGGTGACCGAAGCGGCAGGTGAACAATTAGAAGAGCGTTTAGCGCTGCGCCCAACTTCGGAAACAATGATTGGGCATTTGTATTCAAACTGGATTAAAAGTTATCGAGACCTTCCTGTTTTAATCAATCAATGGGCCAATGTATTCCGTTGGGAAAAGAAAACGCTGCCGTTTATCCGTACTTCGGAATTTTTATGGCAAGAAGGCCATACGGCGCATGTTGATGAAGAAGATGCACGGAAAGAAACAATGCAAATGTTAGCTATTTATAAAGAAGTTGTCGAAGGATTATTAGCAATTCCAGTCTATGATGGACAAAAAACACCGTCAGAACGTTTTGCTGGAGCAGTTGATACATTTTCAATTGAAGCGATGATGAAGGATGGCAAGGCCGTACAAGCAGGGACATCTCATTATTTAGGTACGAAATTTGCCGAAGCTTTTGATATCAAATATTTAAATAAAGAAAATAAACATGTCCATGTGCATACAACATCATGGGGTACGTCTACCCGTTTAATCGGTTCTGTTATTATGGTGCATGGTGATGAACAAGGTCTTGTTTTACCGCCAAGAATCGCTCCAACGCAAGTTGTGTTAATCCCAGTTGGTCCTTGGAAAAAGAACCCTAAGATTATCGAGAAATTAGATGAAATTTTTACTGCGTTAAAAGCAAAGGGCATCCGTGTGCGTCTTGATGATTCAGACCAATCACCTGGTTATAAGTTTAATGAATGGGAGCTAAAAGGTGTACCTGTGCGTATTGAATTGGGACCACGTGATTTAGAAAATCAGCAAGGCTTAATGAAAGCCCGAGATGAAGAAGAAAAAGTATCTGTTTCTTTAGAAACAATTGTAGAAAGCATAGAAACAGAACTTGAAACGATGCAAACGCGCCTATTTGAAAAAGCAAAAGCTTTCCGTTCAAACAACTCTCATACCCATATCGATTCAATGGAACAGTTAAAACAGCATTTAGCTCAATCAGAACAAAATGAAACAATCCCAGGTTGGATTTTAGCGGGTTGGTGTGGAGATGATGTGTGTGAAGAAAAGGTAAAAGAAGAAACAAAATTTACAACTCGTAATATACCATTTAACCCACCCGTTACAAAGCATACTTGCATTCATTGTGGGAAAGAAGCACAACATACAGTTTGGTTCGCCCGCGCTTACTAAATCTAACTTTGTATGGTAGAAAGCATGTTAACATGCTCAGAGTATTGACAAAGAGGCTGGGACATAACTAAAAAAATTTAAGGAACAGAGGAAAGGTGTTCATAAATTTTTGCTATATGGAGAACTTGCTATTCTTGCTTTAGCAATAAAAAAATAGAAGGGTGCACTAGTTGTTGGTAGCGAAGGCGGTGACTCCTGCTCAGAACGCACACAGCGTAAGACGCGGGCATTCCGCGCGTTAGCGAGGGTTACGGCTTACTGTGCTGAGCGGAAAGCACCGCCGAAGCGGACAATAACGGCGTAGCAAAAAAGTGTTAGATTGACTGCCATCAATCTAACACTTTTTCTCTTGGTCCCAGCCTCTTCTAACTGAATTGTGCTTAGATTTAGAGTATTTCGTTATGATTTCCTCTCTTTGAAATGTATCTTCTACTAACATTTTAATGCTTGTATTTGTAGTCTCCAGAATAGCCCCTTCTCCAAAAAAATGGAAAAATACAGCAATATTGCTTTTCTCGTCTTGATGTATATAGCTGATTTTGAGGTTGTCCCTCATATGGAAACAATAATGCAGTCACCTATTGAAAAAAGCTCTTCTTTACACTGTGTTACATTCCTTTTAATTTATTTTTACCTGTCAATAGAGCGTATCCTTTATGAAATACAGCATTTATAGTGAGTTACTTAAATTCTTTCTTGCTATATTTGTACTAATAAAATTTATGAAACTATAGTTGCGTAATTATGTAAATTAATGCATTATATTGTTAATAGGTATTAATATTTATGAATATATTTACATTTTTAGTATTTTAGGTATAATAGTTAATGATTGGAAAAAAGGATAACTGTCATGAGTCATAGATGACAAATTTAATGATTAGCTCTAAAATAATTGTAAATAGATGGGCTTTTCCATTCATACAAAAGAGCGAAATCACCTTTATTATTTATGCCTCTGATGCCGTTTGAAAGTGGTGATACATAACAGTCAAAATTAAGTATGTTAAATGTAATGAATTCTTAGCAATATGTGCGCTGCCTGTTGTTCATTCTAGGAAGCACAACTCCTTTGTTATTTTAAGGTGGAAGTATATTTACTTGAAATACCCGAAGTCAAACACCAAGGATATCTGCATTGTTAACTATTCATTTTGATTGTTAGAAGTAGCTCAAAGCCAAATCGCAATTAAAATAAATAATTGGTAAGGTGAATGATGGAAGAAATAAAACAATCATTAAGGCGAATTATCAGTAATTATCAACTATCGGATGAGTTTAGCCGTTGTTTAACCTCCTTGTTAGATCAACATGAAGGTGGTGATTTTAGTGATTTAAGTAAATTGCATTTTCAATTGAATGGCGGTATATTAACGAAATCTATCCAGGAAGTTTTTAATCTTTTGGAACTCTGGATTCTTTTTACAGATATTGTTGATGATATCGAAGACGGTGATGAATCAAAATGGGGAATAGAGGGGAATTTATTGCTTAATGCTTCGACAGCTTTCGTTAGTATCGTTATGTTGGAGCTACAAAAGGTAGAAATACCTTATAAAAGTGAGGTTACTCGTTTATTTTGCCATTACTTACTTCAAGCAGTTGATGGTCAGCATCATGACCTAATCAATCAGATTACATCTGAAGAAATGTATGTAGCTGTTGTTAAGAAGAAATCCGGTTCGTTAATAGCACTTTCTTCATTGCTCGGAGAAGTATTAGCAACTGGAAAGTATTCCGAAAAGCTTGAAATGAGTGCGTACTATATTGCAATGGTTGCACAGTTAAATAATGATTATGGCGACTTATTAAACTTACAAAAAGATTTACAAAACAAAAAAAGAACATTGCCAATATTGTATCTATTACAATATGAAGATTCAGCATTTGATGAATTACGCTTGTATTATAGTCAGCAGGTCGATTCAACAAAGAATATGTGCATTTCGCCACAGCAAATTGAAGCTTCAGGGTTATCTATATACATGCATCTATTACAGTCTAAATATCGAAATCTAGCACTTGAATTACTAAAAGAAATTTATCCAACTCAAGATGTATCGCTATTCCAAAAATATATTTAAGAGGTGAAGGACATGTTAGAAATCGTTCAATATATTAATAAAAATCGCAATATTTTAGATCTTTTAAAAGAAAAAAGAGTTTCACTTTTAAATGTAAATGAACTAGAGCAAAATTTAATTTTAGAATCCTTTGAACATGGTGAAAAGAAAACATTAAAGGATTCATATTTAATGTATTGGCGTCCGTAAACAGATGGAACAAGGAAAAGCTAAAATCTTAATTTCGCTTTTTCTCACTTTTTTCATACAGTTGTATTGTTTATCAGTTATCGTTAATGGGCCTATTATTGGAATTACCCTGGCTCAATCACAAGATCAAAGTTGGTATATTCAACAGATTGAAGAGGAAAGTTGGGCAGCATCTCAAAATTTAGAGCCCTATACGAAAGTTTTAGAATTAGATGGGATGAAGCTGTCAGTCAATACTTCATCCCCTTTTCTAATTACACAAGCGCATAGCATAACAATATGGCATGAAGGAAAAGTGGAAAAGTTAATCGTCTCGAATAAGAATATAAATGCACAATTAATAAAGCAATTAATAATGCCGTTATTATATACCTTAATCACAACTGCTTTTTGTCTTTTTTTATTTAAACAAATACTTACTAAGAACAAACAGTATTTGATTTTTCATTTACAGTTTACGGCATTAGCGTATATAAGTGCAGGTGCTGCAGGACGAGGAGATTTCATTAGTATTGTTATTAATTCATTAGCGATCTTCCTTAGCATTGTGAATTGTATTTTCTACTGTAATTATTTTTTAAGAACAATGAGTGATGCCTTTCAAAAAAAGTTGCGTAATGCTTTTTATGTTATCGGTATAATGATTGTAGTGATAAATATAGTGCGGATTTTCATGGAAGATCTTCTGAAAGTACAAATTATATTTGAACTATCAGTCTATTTAATTTTATCCTGCTTACTAGCAATTAATATTATTGTCGCAGCTAAAAGCAATGCTAAATACTATGCCAAGCCATTATTCTGCATCTTTTTTTTAGGAATTGGACCGTTTGCATTATGTTATGGCATTCCAACAATTTTTAATGTGCATCCATTTCTACCTGCAGATGTGACGGCGTTGTTTTTATTAGTGGTCCCTATTTGTCTGATTTACTTAGAGATGGCAGGGAATTTTGTTAACTTACAATATGCGCTTGATCGCATGTTTTCACATTTACAATTGGCGATTCCATTCAGTCTCATGTTATCGTTTATTTTACTAACTCTTGAGGAAGTACGCTCGTTTTACATATATAGTCTTTATTTTTTGATTACGTTTATTTCATCCATCTTACTGTTGTCATACAAGGAAAGTATGGAAGTACGGAATGCTCGTTATTTAAGTACTTTAAAGAACTATAATTTTTCCAATTTTTATCGCTTTATTAAATCATCAGCACATTATGCTACTAACTTCGACAAGCTTATGGAGTATATTAAACAAGAGCTAAATCTAATGTTAATGTTGAATAATATTGAGATTATAGAAGATCATTTAACACAATCTCTTGGTTATATAGAAGAACATAAGTGTCGTGCTATTTGTCCAAATTTAATTTATAAACATGACACGAAATACATATTGGTACTCTATGAAACAGTAGACTCTAAGTTGTTAGCAATCACAGACACAAAATTTCGTAAAATACCGTCCGAATCTTTAAAAATGCTTGAACTTTTTTTGTATTATGTTCAAAGCATTATCGATAATTCACTTAAGTTGGATGAACTTATGGCACAACTGACGAAGTTAGACAAATTGCAAGCACCTCGATGGTACAATAGGCTATGGATTTTGTCTTCAGAGAAAGAACGTTTACGGTTATCTACAGAGATACATGATACGATTTTACAAGATTTGATTCGTATGAGTCGTAATATGGAAGAAGCTGCAACAAAAGAAAAAGATGACAAAGAGGCTTTTATGCATTTGCGTGAAGAAGTACTGGATATTGTGGATAATACAAGAGAAATTTGTGAAAATTTATATCCGCCTTTAATCGATAGACTTGGTCTCCACCGCTCGTTAGAGGAGTTAATACAGAAATGTAAAATTCGGTTTAACTTTTTGATTAAAGAGGATTTTCAAAGGATTGAAGGTTTATCATTGCAGCAATCCACTACAATCTATCGTATTATTCAAGAGTTGCTCTCCAATGCAAATAAACATTCACAAGCACAGTCCGTCTATATTTCATTAACATCCCGAGCACAAAAAGTTTTTATTGACTATTGGGATGATGGAATTGGTATTGATATTGATGAAAATATTCAACAAGACTGTATGAAAAGTATAGGACTAATGGGAATGAAGGAGCGTATCAAGTATTATCAGGGGACATTTTTAATAAGCTCAAATCAGCCACAAGGGACAAATATTAAACTATCTATGAAAATAGGTGAGGATTTTGAAAATAATGGTATTGGATGACCATATTGCTATTGGTGAAGGCACACGGGCCATATTGCAAGCTGAACTAGACTGTCAAGCAGTGGTGTTTACAGATCCCTGTATTGCATTACAGCACTTATCTGAATCATTTTATGATATTTACTTAATTGATTTTAACTTAGCAGGGATGGATGGACTGCAATTTATTCAAAAGTTACTTAAAATTCATCCTGAAGCAATCGCGATTATTTATACAGGTTATAATATCGAGAAATATTTACCCGAATTATTAAACAAGGGGATATCAGGATTTATTAGTAAAACGGAAAGTAGAAAACAATTGATTGATACAATTCAATATGCACTTGAAGGGAAAGTTATTATTTCACTTTCGCTTCTTAAAAAGCTGTGTGTACATAATGTTGGAGCTAAAGAGTCTATAAACTTGACAGAGAGAGAACGACAAATTTTAGATTTTGTCAGAGATGGCTATACTAATAAGGCTATTGCACTAGAAATTCATTTAAGCCAACGGACAATAGAGAAAGTATTAACAACCATTTTTTCTAAGCTTGGTGTTGAATCACGAGCAGAGGCAGCTGTTAAATGGAATGAATTAACTACTTTAGAAACTGATAAATATCATTTTAATTAGGTATAAAGATTCGACTGAGGTTCATAAATTATGCGTTTTTTGCTAATAATGCAATAATTTTTTGTAAAATTAATACACATCTAATAACGACAAAACACTGGTAAAGTGTTTTGTCGTTTTTTTTACTTTGCTATCAACTAGTGTAAATATTTATTTTTTAATGTCAAGTGTGGTTTTCCGCATTATTTTAATCGGAAACCCGCCCTATAAAGTACGGTAAATGTATTGGTAGAATTTAAATAACGAGAGACAAGTGAGGTTACTTGGGTAGTTTAGTATATCGACATTAATAAATTTTACTACAAAACTATAATAAAAAAAGTTCAATGCTAATGGAGGTTAACATGAAAATTGGTGTAATTGGAGCCGGTGTAATGGGGAAAGGTGTAGCCCAAAGGTTTGCACAATATGGTCATAATGTTGTTTTATATGATATTTCTTCAAATGTTCTTGAAACTGCACGAGAAGAGATAAAAAAGAATTTAAAAATAGCAAGTATGTTTAATAAAACGATAGATGCTGAAAAAATTGTTGCCAATATCGACATTACATCAGGTTATGAAGGTTTTGCAGATATGGATTTTATTATTGAAAATGTAGATGAAAATATTAAAACGAAAGAAATCGTTTATAGAAATTTGGAGAAGGTTTGTAAACAAAAATGTATTTACTTGGTGAATACTTCATGCATTCCGATTACGCTTATTGGTTCATATACCGA
This DNA window, taken from Lysinibacillus sp. FSL M8-0337, encodes the following:
- a CDS encoding ATP-binding protein; amino-acid sequence: MEQGKAKILISLFLTFFIQLYCLSVIVNGPIIGITLAQSQDQSWYIQQIEEESWAASQNLEPYTKVLELDGMKLSVNTSSPFLITQAHSITIWHEGKVEKLIVSNKNINAQLIKQLIMPLLYTLITTAFCLFLFKQILTKNKQYLIFHLQFTALAYISAGAAGRGDFISIVINSLAIFLSIVNCIFYCNYFLRTMSDAFQKKLRNAFYVIGIMIVVINIVRIFMEDLLKVQIIFELSVYLILSCLLAINIIVAAKSNAKYYAKPLFCIFFLGIGPFALCYGIPTIFNVHPFLPADVTALFLLVVPICLIYLEMAGNFVNLQYALDRMFSHLQLAIPFSLMLSFILLTLEEVRSFYIYSLYFLITFISSILLLSYKESMEVRNARYLSTLKNYNFSNFYRFIKSSAHYATNFDKLMEYIKQELNLMLMLNNIEIIEDHLTQSLGYIEEHKCRAICPNLIYKHDTKYILVLYETVDSKLLAITDTKFRKIPSESLKMLELFLYYVQSIIDNSLKLDELMAQLTKLDKLQAPRWYNRLWILSSEKERLRLSTEIHDTILQDLIRMSRNMEEAATKEKDDKEAFMHLREEVLDIVDNTREICENLYPPLIDRLGLHRSLEELIQKCKIRFNFLIKEDFQRIEGLSLQQSTTIYRIIQELLSNANKHSQAQSVYISLTSRAQKVFIDYWDDGIGIDIDENIQQDCMKSIGLMGMKERIKYYQGTFLISSNQPQGTNIKLSMKIGEDFENNGIG
- a CDS encoding response regulator transcription factor; translation: MVLDDHIAIGEGTRAILQAELDCQAVVFTDPCIALQHLSESFYDIYLIDFNLAGMDGLQFIQKLLKIHPEAIAIIYTGYNIEKYLPELLNKGISGFISKTESRKQLIDTIQYALEGKVIISLSLLKKLCVHNVGAKESINLTERERQILDFVRDGYTNKAIALEIHLSQRTIEKVLTTIFSKLGVESRAEAAVKWNELTTLETDKYHFN